The DNA sequence TTCATTTCCTTAGGCTCCATAGAAAAGGCAGCATCTACTCCACCATCGTCACGGGATAATGTAAAATGCTTCTCGATTACCGTTGCTCCTAAAACAACACTAGCTACCCCAACACCGACGCCCATCGTATGATCGGATAGCCCAACTTGAGTCCCAAACAATTCTTTTAAATGTGGCAATGTTCTTAAGTTTGAATTCTCTGGTGAAGCAGGATAAGTGCTTGTACATTTTAAGAGAATGAGGTTTTCACAGCCTTCTTCGCGTGCGACTCTAACGGCTTCATCTAATTCTGCAGCAGATGCCATTCCAGTTGACATGATAACTGGCTTACCAGTACGTGCTACCTTCCGAATCAACGGAATATCCACGTTTTCAAAGGAAGCAATTTTATAGCAAGGTACATCAAGGCTTTCTAAGAAGTCTACTGCTGTTTCATCAAACGGAGAACTAAACGCAATAAGTCCTAGTTCTTTACAACGTTGAAATATTCGCTCATGCCACTCCCATGGTGTATACGCTTCTTTGTATAAGTCATAGAGAGAATTCCCTTTCCATAAACTATTTTCATCATCAATAAAAAACTCGCCTTCTCTAACATCTAGTGTCATCGTTTCTGCTGTGTATGTTTGAAGCTTTAACGCATCTACACCCGCGGCTGCAGCTGCCTCCACAATTTCTAACGCTTTGTCTAGTGATTGATTATGGTTCCCAGACATTTCAGCAATGATGAATGGGGGCTGGTTGGGACCGATTTTGCGTTCTGCAATGGTGAATTCTTTCATTGAAACACCTCCTCATTAATTATATGTAATGTGTTTGATTTTGATAAAATGCAGATTCTTACTTATTATCTTTCTCATAGTTAATATTCTTTAAAAAGCTTATACATATTTTCACTTAAATTAATTTCCGATTATTTCTTTTACAATAGGATGTTGTAAACAACCGTTATTTCTCACTAATGCCCTAGACCTCTCACTTAATTGCACTAAAGATATCTTGCCTTCCCTTAGATCCTTTAATACTTTAATATATGATTTTTCAGTTATATTTTCGTGCCATCCAATATTTATTATTGCACCATGTTCGTGAGTATCTTCTACAGACTTCCTTTGATTTTCTGCTACTATTGTAACAATCGATGGGAGACCTAGATAACAACGTTCCCACATTGTAATTCCTCCAGCTCCAAATGATACGTCCGCTTCTACCATTAACTTAGTTATATAATTAATTTGATAATGAAAAGTAGCGCCAATATCTGTACACATTTTTTTTATAGTACTGATATTTAGATTAGAACTCCCTACAACTACATCGACAGCTAAGGAAGTAAAATTATGCTGCTTAATAGCTGTTAAAACCTTTTCGGTTTCGTTTGTCTGGTCGCTTCCACCATAAAATATTAGGATCTTACTAACTTGAGTAGGTTGGTACGTCAATCCTTTTACATTATTAAACTCCTGACGTAATAAGAGATAATTAGGACCTAAGTATTTTTTACAAGTAGATGATACCAAATGATTATATCTATTTCTCATGTTCGAATAAAAATTTTGGTCAAGAAGGAGATCACAGTCATGCTTACGATTCGCTAAGTCATCTATTACCATTATTTTATTAACAAAAGGTCTTACAATACTCTCATATTTCTCTCCAAGACTATAATGATCAATAACAATCCAAGTGATATCCATTTCTTTTAAATATTGAACAGTTTTATCTGCGTCCTCTAGTTCATTTAAAATGTTTGGTAATTCTAATACTTTAAAACCATTATCCTTAATTATACCAATGAGATTACCTCTAATGTTTTTACAAATAAAACATACTTCTACTCTTTCTTCTTTTAACATCTCTGCCAATACTAAGCATCGCATTACATGACCCGAACCTATGTTAATTGAAGCATCCACACGAATTATAACATTCAAAACCATCATTCCTTCAAATCTCAAAATAAGTAAATATTGAAAAAATAGTAAATCACTTCACAGGTTTCTGTACAATATGAGAATTAATATTTGCTACTTCAGGATTATTTACTAGAAAATTTACAACTTGGTTAGATGATACAAGCTTATCATTATTAAAGTGTTGTGCTATCATTTTACATAGTTCATAATCTTCTACTGTATCAAGGGTGATACGGAGTTCCGGATTACACAATGAGTCTGGCGCAAAATACTTTTTAACAGAGAATTTATCTTCATTTTCATATCCGTAGTATGTAACATGTTCACGATGTCTTTCTTCTTTGCCATTTTTATAGATATACTCCAATGCATTAAACGCAAACATTTCAACTACTAACCCTCTGGGCAAATCCCCCTCTACCTTCACAAAGTCACATGGATTATTTATCATTTTTTTTATTATATTTTCTGCCATTTCAATGTCTACAAATGGACAATCAGATGTCACCCTTATTATATAATCTGATTGATATAATTTGGCGCATTTATAGTAACGATCTAAAACATCTAATTCAGACCCTCTAAAACAATTAACTCTATTCCTTTGACACCATTTCTCAATATCCGCGTCTTGTTTTGAAATGGTAGTAGCTACAATGACTTCATCTACCCCTTTAATACGTTTACACCTAGATACTACATAGTCAAGGACAATAGAGTTTCCAAGAGGCTTTAACACCTTACCTGGTAATCTACTTGACCCCATTCTAGCTTGGATGATAATATTTACTTTCACTATTTAATCCTCCTTCATATCAATAACTAAATCATTGGGATAACGAATCAGTTTCAATTCTTTACTAGTTCGAACAAAAGGAGAATCACATATGCCTATCCCTTTGGCCTCCAATAAAAACCAATATAAGCTATCTAACCCAGCAGCAATACTTAATGGAGAAGCCCCGCCAAAACGACAATTGATTTCCAAAATATTTAGGTTATTATTGTCATCTAAAATGACTTGAAATACTACATGCCCATATAATCCTAATTCTTCAGCAAAGTTGCAACAAACTTTTTCTATCATATCGTTCTTTACAGTTGTCGTAATTTGTGATTCACCATTTATAACAGTGTCTCTACTTCTTACAATTGCTCCTTTAGCTTTAATTTCATTATTAATATAAATATCTATACTATACTCTTTACCAACTATATAAGGCTGAAATATTGGCCCCCTTAACTTGTTTGCATGAATTCTTGCCTCATCCATATTTAAGTTAGTACCTATATTTTCAGAACCTGCCCCAAATTTCTCTTTCACTACAAAGTAACTAAAAGCTTTTATATCGACGATGTTTTCTGTAGTAGGAATAACGGGGTAATTTTTGTTTGTACTGTATTTGTAAAATTCAAGTTTATCTATGCATTTTTTAATTGGTTCCTTATCTGAAACCATGACAAAAATATCATGCTCTTTTAGCGAATCTTTCCACTCAGAGAAAATTAAAAGTTCTGCATCTCTTGTAGGAATAATAGCAAATATATTATTAGAGCGACAATAGCTTATTAATGTTTCAAGTTTTAATTGACTTAAGGGTGGCATTAGCCAAAATTGATCAACAAAATATTTGCCAATTACATTTAATTGACTATCAGCTCCAAAAATTTGGCACTTAGCATTGATTTTTTTTCCAGCCTTTTTAATAGCTTTAAGAAGGGGTACTTTTTTGGAAATACTCGTTACTAATATGTTCATTCTCCCCCACCAAAATCTTTCCTTAATTCTAATAAAGAATATATTTTTTTATCTGCTTCATAGTGTTTGTCCAATGAGATTTTCATATGATCCCCTACTGGTCTGATTATTCGTATCGTCTTCATGCCTAATCTTTTTGCAGTAACAAAATCTTTATGGGGATTATCACCAATATAAATACATTCGTTTAATGACGTGTTTAATACTTTTGATACTTCCTTATAGGGGATATCACTAGGTTTCCAACAACTACTTCCTAAGTCATCTGAAACAATAATAGAACTAACTAATTCATTTAAGCCCAATGCTTCAATTTTTCGCCATTGCATTATTGAGTTACCATCTGTAATTATTCCTATAGGTATATTTTGCCTCTTCAAAAAAGATATCAAACTTTTTGCATCATTATATAAATCAATCAAAGGTCTGTGGTTTCTATAGACATTGATAAGTTTATCAATACTCACATCAATATTATATCTTTGACAAACGGCATTAAAAACTCTTCCCCTTCCACTTATCATCCATTCTTTAATAAAACTGTTATAAAGAGTCTCTTGATTTAGGTTAGGAAATTTGCCAACAACATATTTTGCAACGGCATTAAACCCTGAACGAACATATTCGTGTTCACAAAATAATGTATCATCTAAGTCAAAGATTGGAATGTTTTTTTCCATTTATAATATTCCTTCCTATTTAATTTAATATCGGACTAAACAATAAAAATAAAGAGCCTGTTTGAACTTACAAGCTCCTTCTAATTATATCAAGTCTCTGTATGCTTAACTTGATACAAGTACTTAGACTTTAAACACTCCCAAACGCGGTATAACCAATCGAGATTCTTCCCTACAATCACTATAAAAACTAACATCTCTAAATTATTTATGATTGCAAATAGTGATATTAAGAAATATATTAAGAAGATATCAAAAGCAGGTATAATACCCCTAGAAAAAAACCACTGTTTCCATTTTGAACGTACTATCGTATATTTCCTCATAAATGGTAAAACGAATTTATGTACAACAATAACATCGATATATATTGTTGCTACAAATAATACTTTAGCCCACATTGGTACATCAACAACAAAAGTAATAGATACAAATAATACAAGTCGTACTATTTGATCTACCCACTGATCTAATTTCGCCCCAAAATCCGAACAACGATTCGTTAGTCTAGCTAGGTTACCATCAGCGCCATCCATTAAGTGATGTAGCTGAAGTAAAATTGCTCCAAGAATCCATTGTTCGAATATAAAGGAAAGTCCTGCACCAATACCAAACAGCCCAGCAATAACAGTTACCATGTTTGGTGTTAATCTCATATCATAGACCAGTTTTGTAAAAAAGGGGTCTATAAGATGTGCGTAATATTTATTAAAAAGATACTCTTGAGGGCGTCTTTGTTGGACAACATATTTCTGACGAAAAGAACGAAATTTACATATAAGGCTCATTAACACTCACCTCGATTAAAAACAGAAATGAAATCAATGCCTTCTCTCTTACCTTCTTTTATCAAGTAATCTTTTATTTCAATTTCATATTTTGCCACAGTGATTAAAATTTTCTTACTTAAATCAATTTTCTTAACTGATATACCATTTATTTTTTTTCCCTGTTTTGTTACATCCATATCAAAGAAGCAATCTATTTTCCACTGTTTTTTTAACCAGGCATATAATATTTGCCCCATTTCTCCTGCTCCCCATATTGCAATCTGTTGGTCGTTATTTGCATTAAGAAAACAGTTAATCTTAATAGTATTTAGTAAATAAAAAGAATCATCCCCGTATTTTCTATAATTTTTTTTATTCTCAATTAGTTCATCAATTGCATTAGCTGCTCGAATAGGTGCATTATTATCTTGATAACTATATAGTTCTTTGACTAAACCCTCGTATGGTAAATCTTTTCCTGAACTATAATTTTTAATTAATTCAATAACATCTGAAATTTTTCTCGCATGCGGTAATACACCTCTAACTTTAATATCTAAACTTGTGTTATTTTCATCTCTGTGACTTTGACTATAAACCGCTACATTTTTCATTTCACTTATATTCAAATACCCACTATCTTTTATATCCTTATCATAACTATCTAGTAAAACTATGGGCTTTCTTAATAGCATAGCGTCAAATATTGATCCACTATAATCACTCAATATAACATCACAGAGGTATAGCAAATCAAAGAGATCTGTTGTTTCATTAAAATAGTATATATTTTGCGCTTTAGATAAATTAAATAAATCTGAACTACTATTACCATGATGAAGCTTAATAAGAAGGGTAAAATCTTCCAAAAATATTTCCTTCTTTTCCATAAACTTTTCTAGGGAAGATAAATCCGACCAGGTTGGACAATATAACAGAATTGGTTTATCACCCTCTCTTGTGAATATTTTTCCAGATATGTCTACTACATTTTCTTTATATTTATCCTTAAATCGCGGATGACCTATATTTTTCACTTCTGTAAACTGATTTAATTTTTTGCTTGCGTAAGGTCCATATGCCAATACTAAGTCAAACCCTTTATTCCATTCTGCATAATTCCAACTGTCTTTTGCATACCCATACATTAGTCGTACTTTTAATATATTTTTATCAAGTAACTGGAATCCTGCTAAATAATATGGAGCTAGTATAACATCAAATTGTTCCGCTAAAAAAATGTCTTCAAAATCACTAAATTTAATAGAATGTTCCTTAAAGTAGCAAAAAATTCGATTATAACGATCACTTAATTTTGGCGTAAATATTATATATTCAACAACATATCCCCTAGACTCTAATTCATTAGCAATATGTTTATAATGAATATAATGAAAAATGGTTGTACAAGCAAAACCAACTTTTCTCATAATATATTTCCCTTCCTAAAGAGGAGTTTTCTATTATATTCTTTGAACATTTTTACCAAGACTAAATTGTTCAATTATTCTAATAATAGAAATTGATTCTGATGATAGAAGCTTATATGTTTCCTTATGATTCGAATTAATTAATTTAACAAATTCTGAAAGTTCGTACCTTAACCCCTCTCCATCAAATTTATAATATATTTTTTTATTTTCCGAACTTTTTTCATATCTTATTTCAAAATATTCCGTTTTCCACCAAGGTGCCGGAACATATATATATCCTTTTGTTCCTGAAATAACTAGATCACCTTCCGATTTTACACCTAATCCAACTTTTGCTGTTGCAATCGCATTTTTATATTTGATATTTATTTGAGTAAATAAATCTACTTCTTTTTGTTGATCATAATGCGTATAATAATTTACACTTTCTATTTTTTCACCAAGTAGTTTTATAATAGCTAAAAGTGGATATGATGCTAATTCGTTGACACTACCTCCAGCAGATTCTTTATTTAATTCACGTAATTGTCCTGAGACTAGTTTCGTAAAAGTAGCATCTACACTTTTGATCTTTCCTATCAATCCACTTTTAGCTGTACTAATAAGTCTGTTAAAACCTGGTGAATATCCTGTCTTAATTGCTTCAATAAGGACACAATTATTTTTTTGTGCAAGTTCATATAGTTCTCGAGCTTGCTCTTCAAATAGTACCATTGGTTTTTCACATAATACATGTTTTTTTCTTTGAATTGCATGCTTAATATATTCATAATGGGTTTGATGCGGTGACGCAATGTAAACTGCGTCAACTCTATTTAAAAATTCCTCATAGTCTAATGTCCAAAACATCAATTGATGATTTTCATAAAAATTTATTAAAGACTCTTTATTTGGTCCGAAAACCCCTTCTACATTAACACCACTTACAAACTTTGCTTCTGGAATAAACCTGTTAGCTATCCTTCCATAACCTACTACTCCAAGTTTTAAAATACCATTATTTTTTTCCCTTAGATATGTGCTAGAAACTCCTTTTGTACGTTCTAAATAAACAACTTCACAATATTCTTTTAAGTAATCAAACTTCCCAAACCAATCTGAACCAATTGCAAATATATTTATATTATATTTCAGAATATCGTTTATTTTTTGTCCTTCATATTCTTCTATTATTACTTCATCAACAAGTCCAGTCGCTAATACATTATCTATTCGTTTCATTAAATTATCTTGAACGTTTAATTTGCCCCGGCTATTATCGTAACTTTCTGAAGTAACACCAACTAATAAGTAATCTCCTAGGTCTTTAGCTCTTTTCAGTAAATTTAAATGACCTTCATGGAATAAATCAAAGGTACCATAAGTGATAATTCTCTTCATTCCTTCACAACCTTTATATAACAAATGTTTTTCTAATGTGTATTGTTTGTACCGCTCAATAGGATGAAAATTTGATACCGATTTGTGTAAGTCTACAATTTATAGGTAATGTTAATATCTACCAGATACCTCCATAGCCTTTCTGATGAGTAACCATCTTGATATTCAAAAAGATTATCTAATAAAACCTTTCTCTCATCAATGTAATTATCACCCTTATAAAATAAATTATGAAGTTCCTCCTCTAATTCAATCTGCGTACTACATTTTTTACCTGGCGTTATTTCACCATAATTAAAATGAATTCTATCCTCTTTTTGATTATAATATTCATAGTCATAGTTATAAAAAATAACAGGTTTATTCATTAAAATAAAATCTGTGTATATAGAAGAGTAATCAGTTATTAAAACATCTATTAATGAGAATAATGGATAAAGATCTAAATTTTTTTGGTATTCAATAATATTTTCGTATCTACAATTTATTATCGATTTACTCTTTGGATGTTGTTTTAAAATAAAAATAAATTCATTTTTCATGCAGAAATTAGATAGTCTATTATAGTCAACTGCTTCAGTTTCCAATTTAATAGTATCAGCATTATTCCTCCATGTAGGTGTATAGAGTATTATTTTTTTCCCAAGCTTCTTAAAATACTCGACTTTATTTAATACAGACGCATCTACACCTAACATGACATTACTTGAAACTTTTTTATTAAAGAATATATCATTTCTAGGTTGACCATTTATAAAAATGTTCTTATATCTAAACATATTTGCTTTTTCTTTAATTTGAAGTTCAGAGCTAAGGACAAGCAAGTCATAAAAAGGGGACTTAATTATGATTTTACTATAAATATTAGTGAGCATTCTTTTCTTGTATTCCTGCATAATGGGGTTTGAATTTCCTACTTTCTTCATTCCAACCCCATGCCATAACTGTATTTTGTAACTTCTATATAATAAGTGTGGCTTGAAATTTCCTAACCATTCATTACTATCTACAATTACAACGCCTGCTCTTAATAACTTCCAAATTGATGATATTTTTGGATAAAATATAACTGGTAAATTATTATCATTTAATGTATTAAATGTTGCAGCGTCTTCACATAAATAATATATATTCATCCTTTGATCTTTATCTATATTATTGTACAAATATAGATATAAGTATTTAACATTATCAGCAAACCTATTGTTCATTCTAGGGATAAAAACTATTTGTTTTTTGTTTTTTGGTATAATTATTGATAAAGGGATGCAAATACACCACCCAACTATAAATCTATATAAGATTCCCTTAAATATAAACTTTATTGGGTGCTTGATTTTCATATATTCCAACCTACTTTCAGATTTTCATAATCTTCAACTGTATCAATTTCATACCACGAATCTATATCAACATTAATTGAATAAACTTTTTTCCCACTCTCATTTAGTCGGTTTATCAATTCATGCCATATTTTTCCAAACTTATGTTCTTCTTTTATTATTTGACCTAGTTCATCAACAAAATCTCTTCTATTATTTTTCCCTTTTATAATTAGTACTCCCGCAGAGGCTGCATCACAAAGAGATTCATCTAATGTTTTGGATACTTGAATAACTAATCCATTTTCTATATTAACTTTTACATCATCTGAAGCGTAGCTTCTTTTTGTACTACTGAGTAAATATATCCCTTCTTTTTCGCACTTTGATTTTATTTCTGAAAATATATTCTTGTTATAAACCGTATCACCATTAATAATGATACTATCATCACAACTGATCAAAGAATTGGCTGTCCAAATGGATAATAATGGTCCTACATCAGAAAATTTGGGATTATAGAGCGTTTTTACTCCATTGTACTTTTCTATCCTAGAATCTATTGAATCAGCATGATAACCTGTTATAACTGAAATAGTCTGAATAAAGTCAAAATTTCTTGCACCTTTAATATTATTCTCTAATATTGTAGTAGTATTATTGTTTATTTTTAAGAGAGGTTTAGGTATATCTCTAGTAATATTTCCTAGTCTTTTACCTCTACCAGCTGCAAGTATTATCAGATTCAAAAATCCCTCACCCATTTCAAAGATTTAATAAATATTTAAATTGTATTAAAATATACTGATTTATCGAGAGAAAACAAAGCTATCTATCCCTTTTTTAGTGGCAAATAAATTACATTTAGTGTCTAATGTTTCACATTCCTGTAAAGGTATTAGGTCTCCTTCTTTTGAGAAAGTATATACAGAATAATCGTAACTATTTATTAACGAAACGAGGTTATTTGAATCTAACCCCATTTGGTTTAAGTTGTGATGATTAACTTCAAATAAAATATCTGGAGCTTTTGCTTTAGATAACAAGTTACTAGCACCCTTGAATGCGTTATATTCCCCACCATCAATATCACACTTTATTAAATCTACACTACTTAAACCTAATGACCTGATAATATTATCTAATGAGTCTACTTGTACAATTTCAAACTTATTTAATTCATTTAAAGATTTTATTAATGATTTTTGGCCCCAATTTTCTTCTGAATTATTATATAATTTTAGTGTTCCCTTTTCAGTTCCAACTG is a window from the Evansella cellulosilytica DSM 2522 genome containing:
- a CDS encoding CDP-glycerol--poly(glycerophosphate) glycerophosphotransferase → MRKVGFACTTIFHYIHYKHIANELESRGYVVEYIIFTPKLSDRYNRIFCYFKEHSIKFSDFEDIFLAEQFDVILAPYYLAGFQLLDKNILKVRLMYGYAKDSWNYAEWNKGFDLVLAYGPYASKKLNQFTEVKNIGHPRFKDKYKENVVDISGKIFTREGDKPILLYCPTWSDLSSLEKFMEKKEIFLEDFTLLIKLHHGNSSSDLFNLSKAQNIYYFNETTDLFDLLYLCDVILSDYSGSIFDAMLLRKPIVLLDSYDKDIKDSGYLNISEMKNVAVYSQSHRDENNTSLDIKVRGVLPHARKISDVIELIKNYSSGKDLPYEGLVKELYSYQDNNAPIRAANAIDELIENKKNYRKYGDDSFYLLNTIKINCFLNANNDQQIAIWGAGEMGQILYAWLKKQWKIDCFFDMDVTKQGKKINGISVKKIDLSKKILITVAKYEIEIKDYLIKEGKREGIDFISVFNRGEC
- a CDS encoding HAD family hydrolase, whose translation is MEKNIPIFDLDDTLFCEHEYVRSGFNAVAKYVVGKFPNLNQETLYNSFIKEWMISGRGRVFNAVCQRYNIDVSIDKLINVYRNHRPLIDLYNDAKSLISFLKRQNIPIGIITDGNSIMQWRKIEALGLNELVSSIIVSDDLGSSCWKPSDIPYKEVSKVLNTSLNECIYIGDNPHKDFVTAKRLGMKTIRIIRPVGDHMKISLDKHYEADKKIYSLLELRKDFGGGE
- a CDS encoding ATP-grasp domain-containing protein, with product MNILVTSISKKVPLLKAIKKAGKKINAKCQIFGADSQLNVIGKYFVDQFWLMPPLSQLKLETLISYCRSNNIFAIIPTRDAELLIFSEWKDSLKEHDIFVMVSDKEPIKKCIDKLEFYKYSTNKNYPVIPTTENIVDIKAFSYFVVKEKFGAGSENIGTNLNMDEARIHANKLRGPIFQPYIVGKEYSIDIYINNEIKAKGAIVRSRDTVINGESQITTTVKNDMIEKVCCNFAEELGLYGHVVFQVILDDNNNLNILEINCRFGGASPLSIAAGLDSLYWFLLEAKGIGICDSPFVRTSKELKLIRYPNDLVIDMKED
- the pseI gene encoding pseudaminic acid synthase, translating into MKEFTIAERKIGPNQPPFIIAEMSGNHNQSLDKALEIVEAAAAAGVDALKLQTYTAETMTLDVREGEFFIDDENSLWKGNSLYDLYKEAYTPWEWHERIFQRCKELGLIAFSSPFDETAVDFLESLDVPCYKIASFENVDIPLIRKVARTGKPVIMSTGMASAAELDEAVRVAREEGCENLILLKCTSTYPASPENSNLRTLPHLKELFGTQVGLSDHTMGVGVGVASVVLGATVIEKHFTLSRDDGGVDAAFSMEPKEMKALVEETKKAWLSLGTVKYGPTKSEEPSLKHRRSLYVSSDLKVGDVLTKENVRAIRPGLGMPTKYINLIIGKKVVKEVKKGDPLTFDVVMEEGN
- a CDS encoding Gfo/Idh/MocA family protein is translated as MLKLGVVGYGRIANRFIPEAKFVSGVNVEGVFGPNKESLINFYENHQLMFWTLDYEEFLNRVDAVYIASPHQTHYEYIKHAIQRKKHVLCEKPMVLFEEQARELYELAQKNNCVLIEAIKTGYSPGFNRLISTAKSGLIGKIKSVDATFTKLVSGQLRELNKESAGGSVNELASYPLLAIIKLLGEKIESVNYYTHYDQQKEVDLFTQINIKYKNAIATAKVGLGVKSEGDLVISGTKGYIYVPAPWWKTEYFEIRYEKSSENKKIYYKFDGEGLRYELSEFVKLINSNHKETYKLLSSESISIIRIIEQFSLGKNVQRI
- a CDS encoding cytidylyltransferase domain-containing protein translates to MKVNIIIQARMGSSRLPGKVLKPLGNSIVLDYVVSRCKRIKGVDEVIVATTISKQDADIEKWCQRNRVNCFRGSELDVLDRYYKCAKLYQSDYIIRVTSDCPFVDIEMAENIIKKMINNPCDFVKVEGDLPRGLVVEMFAFNALEYIYKNGKEERHREHVTYYGYENEDKFSVKKYFAPDSLCNPELRITLDTVEDYELCKMIAQHFNNDKLVSSNQVVNFLVNNPEVANINSHIVQKPVK
- a CDS encoding CDP-alcohol phosphatidyltransferase family protein, yielding MRLTPNMVTVIAGLFGIGAGLSFIFEQWILGAILLQLHHLMDGADGNLARLTNRCSDFGAKLDQWVDQIVRLVLFVSITFVVDVPMWAKVLFVATIYIDVIVVHKFVLPFMRKYTIVRSKWKQWFFSRGIIPAFDIFLIYFLISLFAIINNLEMLVFIVIVGKNLDWLYRVWECLKSKYLYQVKHTET
- the pseG gene encoding UDP-2,4-diacetamido-2,4,6-trideoxy-beta-L-altropyranose hydrolase — encoded protein: MMVLNVIIRVDASINIGSGHVMRCLVLAEMLKEERVEVCFICKNIRGNLIGIIKDNGFKVLELPNILNELEDADKTVQYLKEMDITWIVIDHYSLGEKYESIVRPFVNKIMVIDDLANRKHDCDLLLDQNFYSNMRNRYNHLVSSTCKKYLGPNYLLLRQEFNNVKGLTYQPTQVSKILIFYGGSDQTNETEKVLTAIKQHNFTSLAVDVVVGSSNLNISTIKKMCTDIGATFHYQINYITKLMVEADVSFGAGGITMWERCYLGLPSIVTIVAENQRKSVEDTHEHGAIINIGWHENITEKSYIKVLKDLREGKISLVQLSERSRALVRNNGCLQHPIVKEIIGN
- a CDS encoding sugar phosphate nucleotidyltransferase, yielding MNLIILAAGRGKRLGNITRDIPKPLLKINNNTTTILENNIKGARNFDFIQTISVITGYHADSIDSRIEKYNGVKTLYNPKFSDVGPLLSIWTANSLISCDDSIIINGDTVYNKNIFSEIKSKCEKEGIYLLSSTKRSYASDDVKVNIENGLVIQVSKTLDESLCDAASAGVLIIKGKNNRRDFVDELGQIIKEEHKFGKIWHELINRLNESGKKVYSINVDIDSWYEIDTVEDYENLKVGWNI
- a CDS encoding CDP-glycerol--poly(glycerophosphate) glycerophosphotransferase — translated: MKIKHPIKFIFKGILYRFIVGWCICIPLSIIIPKNKKQIVFIPRMNNRFADNVKYLYLYLYNNIDKDQRMNIYYLCEDAATFNTLNDNNLPVIFYPKISSIWKLLRAGVVIVDSNEWLGNFKPHLLYRSYKIQLWHGVGMKKVGNSNPIMQEYKKRMLTNIYSKIIIKSPFYDLLVLSSELQIKEKANMFRYKNIFINGQPRNDIFFNKKVSSNVMLGVDASVLNKVEYFKKLGKKIILYTPTWRNNADTIKLETEAVDYNRLSNFCMKNEFIFILKQHPKSKSIINCRYENIIEYQKNLDLYPLFSLIDVLITDYSSIYTDFILMNKPVIFYNYDYEYYNQKEDRIHFNYGEITPGKKCSTQIELEEELHNLFYKGDNYIDERKVLLDNLFEYQDGYSSERLWRYLVDINITYKL